Below is a window of Candidatus Atribacteria bacterium ADurb.Bin276 DNA.
CCTTATACCAGTAGTATACAAAGTGTTACCTATGTGTCCGGAACTTTCTGTTACCTATGTGTCCGGATCATACCGTGCCGTCTTCTGGCGGGGAGGGTGCCTTTATATCTTTGATGGTTATCCCGAGAAAATGATAATGAAATATGAATAAAAGATGAGATCCTCACGGCTTCAAAAACGAAGCCTCAGGATGACGGCTTTTTTAAAATCTTTGGTAGAGGCTTGATTTATCATGCCCGCGGATTTACAGGATCGTTATTGATAAATAAGATATTTTTCTCTCTCTTTTTTAAAGTTTTCCAAAGGTTCCCAGTATGCTTTTTTTAAATCTTGATAGGAAACATCATTTTCTATTAACCTACCAATTAGGGCTGTCCCCATTATTTTATTGAACATGGTTAACTCATTTTCATTTTTAGGTACTGAATAGGAAATTAATTTGTGGGAACAAGATAGAATACACAAGCCAGTGTAGGCAGGCTGAAAAGCTCTCATATTGGTTATAAAAAGACGAACTCCCCCGAATTCTCCATTGGTTTCAGGAACAAACTGAACTCCTGGTAGACCAATTCGATTCAATTCTTGAGCGAAAATTCGGGAATTAATACCTTTTCCTCCAACCCATTTAAAATAATCACCTTGTCGAATTCCCGTTCCTTCACCCAAACCAGTCGCCATGTATACTAAAGCCGAAAGGAAATCAGGAATCATTGGTGAAGTGGGAATCCAATAAAGACCAGTATCCGGAAACATCATATCCCGTGTATATCCATCCATAGGTATAACAATCAATCTCACTCCAATACGACGATTAAAATAACGCGCTAATTCACCAACAGTCATACCATGTGCCATAGGAAGGATATCAACGCCAATGAAGGACCGAAAGTCCTCTTCAGAAACCGGTCCATCAACGATTAATCCTCCCAAAGGATTAGGACGGTCTAAAACAAGGACAGTTTTACCATTATCCTTGGCAGCCCACATACAATAATTAAGCGTAGATATATACGTGTAGGTACGAGCTCCAATGTCTTGGATATCATAAAGGAGGAGGTCGATGTTTTCTAACATCTTGGGAGTTGGCTTCCTCGTCGGTCCGTACAAGCTGTAAACTGGAATTTTATATTGATCATGAAGATAGGATTCAACGTATTCACCGGCTTTGGCCTTGCCGTCCAATCCATGTTCGGAAGCAAATAAAGCTACCAAATTGGTTTGATGATTATTCGCTAAAAGTTCTGCAGTTGATTGAAATCGGCTATTCAACCCGGTATGGTTGGTTATTAATCCAATCCGCTTTCCTTTAATGAGGTCGAAATGTCTTTCAAAAAGGATTTCATTTCCCAATTTAATTTTGATGTTCTCATCATAGATATAAGACGATAAAATATTCACAAGAATGATGAATATACCAATAAAAGTAATCAATTTTATAATTTTCTTCATATTTTTATCTTATATTTTTTCAGTAAGATAAACAATACTCAGCTATTTTTAATGCTTTGTCACACCGACTTTTTTCACACAAAAAAAAATTTTTCCAAGCTCTTTTTTTCATCTCGACTTTTCGTTATAATTCTCGCAATTATATAAAAAAAGGAATTGAAATCACGCACGATACGAGGCAGAAAATGTGTTTGAAATATTGGTAATTGCTTTTGGACTTGGCCTAGATGCATTTTCGTTGGCGGTAGCTTTTGGAATGTGTCAGAAAGTATGTACCTTCAATACAAGATTTCGTTTATCTCTGTCTTTTGGTCTCTTCCAGTTTTTTATGCCTCTGGCTGGTTTTTATGCGGGGCTTAGAGTGGCCCGATTTACTGAATCTATTGATCATTGGATTGTTTTTGCGGTATTGAGCTTTGTTGGTGGAAAAATGATTTATGAAGCTCTGAGCAAGGACGATAATGAAACTATGGTTGATATTAGCCGGGGGATCCCCTTGCTGATAGCTTCGATTGCTACCAGTATTGATGCCTTAGCTGTCGGTTTTTCTTTCGCATTGCTAAAGGATGGGATTCTTTTACCCGCGATTGTTATCGGTATAGTTGCTTCAATAATGACATTTGTGGGAGTAACCTTTGGCCATCGAGTGGGAAGAAAATATATTTCGAAACCAGAAGTTGTTGGTGGAATAGCAATCGTAATAATTGGGTTTAAAACTCTTTTGGAACACTTTATTAACTGAGGAAACCAATCTTTAAAAAATTTGCTGACAAGGACGATGAGAAGAATGAAAGAAAAATGCATTTTTGGTCCTGTTCAATCAAGACGTTTAGGTATGTCACTTGGTATAAATTTAACTCCCTATAAAACTTGCAGTCTCGATTGTGCTTATTGTGAGTGTGGGAAGACCACTGATTTAACCATAATTCGTAAGGATTATATACTTATTGAACAGGTACAGAAAACTTTAAAAAGATATTCGGGAAGTTCACTGTTTCGATCGAAACCTCCAAGCTGTGTCACTTTCGCCGGATTTGGTGAGCCAACCCTTCATTCTGGATTTGGATCAATCGCTCAATTTGCAAAAAGAACCTTTCCTGATCAACACCTGGTTCTCATTACTAATGGAACACTTTTCCCTTCTCACCCCGAGCTTTTTCAAGAAGTTCAACCGATAGACATCATTCTTCCTTCGTTGGACGCTGGAAGCGAAGAGATTTTTAAAAAGATTGATCGACCTCATCCCTCAATAACTTTAGCTTCTTTAGTCGATGGATTAATCCAATTGCGAGAAAACTATCACGGACAAATATGGTTGGAGGTATTCATTGTTGAAGGAATCAATGATAGCGAATCCGAGCTCTACCTTATGCGAGATGCCATAAGCCGCATTTCACCCGACCGTGTTCAATTGAATTCATTGGACCGGAATCCTGCCGAAGATTGGGTCAATTCAACCTCTCCCCAGCGATTAATTGCCATCGCTGAGTTCTTAGGAGCCGAACTCCTCTCGAAAAATTCCATTAATATTCAAGTCGACGCCTTGGTGTAGGAACTGAATTTTTTGGAATGGAAACGAGTCTGCTCCACCATCAAATATCTTTACCTTTGGTGAATTGGTTTGATACTCATCAAAGAAAACTTCCCTGGCGTGAGGAATATTCTCCCTATTCAGTATGGATTTCTGAAATCATGCTCCAACAAACTCAAGTCGACCGGGTTATTTCCTACTATCTCCGCTGGATGCAACGATTCCCTACCCTTGAATCGGTATCAATAGCTTCTTATGAGGAGTTATTAAGGCTATGGGAAGGGATGGGGTACTATTCCAGGGTGAAATTTATTCATAAAACATCGAAAATTATTTTAAATCAGCTTGGTGGCCAATTTCCCGAGAACCTTGATGAGCTTCTTAAACTTCCTGGTATAGGACCCTACACGGCGGGTGCCATCATGAGTATTGCTTTTAATCAAAATTATCCTCTGGTTGATGGGAACGTAATACGGATTCTTGCTCGAATTTTTAATATTGAAAATTCAGTTGAACGGAGAGAAACCAAAAATTATATTTGGAAAAAAGCTGAGGAACTGATTCTTCCCGGGAAGGCTCGATGGCTTAATCAGGCATTAATGGAATTAGGGGCGCTTATTTGTACACCCAAATCTCCGACTTGTTATGAGTGCCCAGTTCAAAAACCTTGTTTGAGTTTTCATCTTGGTTGTACTGAACAAAGGCCAGTAGTTCAACCTTCAAAAAAGGCCATTCCAATAAAAGTGGTTGTGGGAGTTCTTCAAAAAGATGGTTTGTTCTTTATTCAACAAAGACCTGCAAATGGTTTGATGGCAGATTTATGGGAATTTCCTGGTGGAAAAATAAACCAGGGAGAAAAACCCGAAGATGCTTTAGTTCGGGAATTTCAAGAAGAACTTCAATTTAGTATTCAAGTGGAAAAAAAAATAACAACTTTGAAGCATGGATATACTAACTTTTCGGTGACTCTTCATGCTTATTTGTGTAAGTTAATTCCAGAAAATCAATCACCGATTCTCCATTTTGCGTCTGACTATCGCTGGATCAAATCCGAAGATTTCAGAGCTTACGCTTTTCCTGCTGCTAATCGCCGATTAATAAATTTATTAATTAAACTATAGAATAATTAGGGAGAATGCATCAATCGAGGTAATTAAAAAATTTTGAATTGAAATGACCAAAAACTACCCTTTTTTTGTATCAAATATTATTGAGAGTTTCCTTTTTGTATTTCTTTAACCTTAATTCTTGTATTAAAAAGTTTAAAGATTTTATTATTGGTCCTTTTTTATATTCTCATTTTCAAAATTTCATGAAGTCAGCAAAAGGCAAGTCTTTTCTGAATAGTATAAATTGAATTAGACAGGTATCAAATGAAATATTTTAAGGTGAATCTTTTAGAAAGATAATTCGTAAAAAATTCTAATAGATAAAATTATTTATTGATTAATATGAATAGTGTCTTATGGTTAAAGGATTTTTTTAAAGGAGGGAGATAAATGTATAAAACGCTTCTTATGGTTTATTCTTGGCTTTTGTTAATTATGGGTATTTTAGGAGCCATTCCTGGTATTGGAATAGGAACTGAACCAATATGGCATGCAGTTTTAAAAATAATTTTAGGTTTAATTGGTGTTTTAGTTACATTTAGGAAAGAGAAATCTTAAAAATCGAGAATGTTTGAGAAAATATCATAAAGCCGGTCGGAATTCCGACCGGCTTTATGATTGATGGACAACCTCGGCAATTGCTCGAATGTGTTTTTCGGTAGTTCCACAACATCCCCCAATCAGGTTGATATTCAAATTGAGGAGTTCCTTTGTACCTTTAGCAAAATCTTCTGGTGTTTCGGTATAAAGAACCTGGTTACCTTGAACTTTCGGTATACCAGCATTCGGTTTACATAAAAGATAACCAGGGTAATAAGACCGATATACACCTGCTATTTTAATCATTTGTTTCATACCTGTACCGCAATTGGCACCCAGAACAGCGATCGGATAGGATTGAAAAATATGGGCAATTTTTTCTGGTGTTTCACCCATCAACGTGGTAAATCGCCCGTCATCTCGGGGTTCAAAAGTAAAGCTGGAAATAACTTCGCCACCTAGTTCTAAAATAGTTTCGGTAGCAGCTATTGATTCAACTGATGATATAAAAGTTTCTAAATTAAAAATTTCGATTCCTTCAGAAAGAAGAATTTCTACTTGCTCTTTGACAACATCTTGAACTTCTTTTTTGGTAAGGTCACCGTAAGGTTCAATAAAATCTCCAACTGGTCCTAATGAACCACAAAGGAGTGTAGAAGAATCAAGAGCCTCCCGGGCAATTTTAACTGCTTGACGATTGATTTCATTGATTTTTCCTTCTAAACCATATTTTTTAAGAATTAAGCGATTGGATCCAAAAGTATTGGTTTGTACGATATCTGAACCGGCTTCAACATAACTGTGAATAATATTATAGACCAGGTTGGGGTGAGAAATATTCCATTCGTCAGGAAGATGGCCAGCCGGTAATCCGGCTTTTTGTAAACGAGTTCCCATGGCTCCATCGAGCACCAAATTCTTTTTTGATAGTAAATTGGCAAGCATGGTTTTGCTCCTATTGGACAAAAACTTTCATCAAAATATTTAAAACTCCAACGACTTGGGGATATTATTCAATATATGTTAGAAGAAATCAATAAAAAGTTAATGTTTTTCTGGAAAAACTCACTTATAATTTTTAGAGTCATGCATTTGACTTCATGTTTTTGGTACAATAAACATTAGCGGCAAAAAAGAGAGAAAATTAATAAAAAAATAAATTACCATTGAGTTGGTAGTTTTTTAAGAATAAAACAAAAAAAA
It encodes the following:
- a CDS encoding molybdenum cofactor biosynthesis protein A; this encodes MKEKCIFGPVQSRRLGMSLGINLTPYKTCSLDCAYCECGKTTDLTIIRKDYILIEQVQKTLKRYSGSSLFRSKPPSCVTFAGFGEPTLHSGFGSIAQFAKRTFPDQHLVLITNGTLFPSHPELFQEVQPIDIILPSLDAGSEEIFKKIDRPHPSITLASLVDGLIQLRENYHGQIWLEVFIVEGINDSESELYLMRDAISRISPDRVQLNSLDRNPAEDWVNSTSPQRLIAIAEFLGAELLSKNSINIQVDALV
- the yitJ_1 gene encoding Bifunctional homocysteine S-methyltransferase/5,10-methylenetetrahydrofolate reductase, whose protein sequence is MLANLLSKKNLVLDGAMGTRLQKAGLPAGHLPDEWNISHPNLVYNIIHSYVEAGSDIVQTNTFGSNRLILKKYGLEGKINEINRQAVKIAREALDSSTLLCGSLGPVGDFIEPYGDLTKKEVQDVVKEQVEILLSEGIEIFNLETFISSVESIAATETILELGGEVISSFTFEPRDDGRFTTLMGETPEKIAHIFQSYPIAVLGANCGTGMKQMIKIAGVYRSYYPGYLLCKPNAGIPKVQGNQVLYTETPEDFAKGTKELLNLNINLIGGCCGTTEKHIRAIAEVVHQS
- the yfhQ gene encoding putative A/G-specific adenine glycosylase YfhQ, whose amino-acid sequence is METSLLHHQISLPLVNWFDTHQRKLPWREEYSPYSVWISEIMLQQTQVDRVISYYLRWMQRFPTLESVSIASYEELLRLWEGMGYYSRVKFIHKTSKIILNQLGGQFPENLDELLKLPGIGPYTAGAIMSIAFNQNYPLVDGNVIRILARIFNIENSVERRETKNYIWKKAEELILPGKARWLNQALMELGALICTPKSPTCYECPVQKPCLSFHLGCTEQRPVVQPSKKAIPIKVVVGVLQKDGLFFIQQRPANGLMADLWEFPGGKINQGEKPEDALVREFQEELQFSIQVEKKITTLKHGYTNFSVTLHAYLCKLIPENQSPILHFASDYRWIKSEDFRAYAFPAANRRLINLLIKL
- the mntP gene encoding putative manganese efflux pump MntP, giving the protein MFEILVIAFGLGLDAFSLAVAFGMCQKVCTFNTRFRLSLSFGLFQFFMPLAGFYAGLRVARFTESIDHWIVFAVLSFVGGKMIYEALSKDDNETMVDISRGIPLLIASIATSIDALAVGFSFALLKDGILLPAIVIGIVASIMTFVGVTFGHRVGRKYISKPEVVGGIAIVIIGFKTLLEHFIN